CCTCAACCCTCGATCAAGACGCGGCAGAACTGACCAGTGCCTTAATGGAATTGGAACTCATGGGCTTAGCAATTCAACAGAATGGGCTTTATCTGCGTTGCCGACCAAGCCATTAAGGTTCACAATAGAATTTTTAGTCTTCCAAGGTGAATCCGCATGATTACAACCTCAGTTGCCGAGGCTGCTCAATGTCTAGCTCAAGGTCAGGTGCTTGCATATCCAACAGAAGCAGTATGGGGCTTAGGTTGCGACCCATTCAATGAGTCTGCATTTTTAGAAATTTTACGCTTGAAACAACGCCCGATTGAAAAAGGCGTGATTTTATTGGCCGGGCAAGTGTCTCAAGTTGAGCATTTACTAAAAAATCTTGATCCTGAGATTCGTGAACAAGTGATTGCCACTTGGAGCAATCAAGGTGTGAGCGAACGTGCCACCACATGGTTACTTCCTGCCGATGAATCCATTCCACATTGGATCAAAGGCAATCACCCCAAAGTGGCGGTTCGCGTGACCAACCATCCGCTATGTATTGCACTGTGTAATGCCTTTAATGGTTTTATTGTGTCGACCAGTGCCAATCCTGCCGGATTACCATCGGCGCGTTCAATTCAAGAAGTCAGTCAATATTTTGGTTCAGAATTGAATTATTTAAATGGTGATTTAGGCTTAAGCCAAGATGCCAGTAAAATTATTGATGCCGTTAGCGGTGAAGTAATTCGTGCATAAATTGCTGCGATCAACACCCATCCGTTAAGGCTTTCATTTCAGTCAAATGCTGAAAGTGGTAGCCATACACACAAGATTAAGCGTTTTTAACGCTTAATCTTTAAATAAAAGACAAAAAAAAGCTCAGCCATATATAGGTTGGCTGAGCATTGAAAAGGATGTGTATAAAGCACATCCAGAGGGTTCTTAAAACTGGAAGCTGTATAAAACCGTATGTCTCAACGTCTTTATTTGCTATGCTGATATTATGCAATAAAAAAAGTGATTACACAAACATACAAAAATGCTAACCGCATCACACAATGACTCATATAAAAAACATCTGAATAAAGCGGTTATAATTAAGTGTTTATTTTCGCGTATTAAAAATAAAAATGGCTTTTTTGATCAATTGCTTATCAAGACGTACACAGCCTCAAAATATTTAAAAAAAATTTGAATTATTTTTTAATCGTTCAAATATTCAACAAAATCTGTTTCTATTCGGTCTTTATAACCCTGTCTAAGGCTTTATCCTCAGAATTAACTTAATCAATAACCCTTTCAGCCTGATTTGCCTTGGCTTTAGGCAGCAATTTCTTCTGCGCTAAGGCAATGCCCAATAAGATAATCACCCCGCCAATGCTGTGATAGACCGTCCATGCTTCATTCAACCACACAAAAGCGATCATTGCAGTCGTGATCGGCATGATATTCATAAAAATACTGGTGCGATTTGGTCCTAAATACTGCACCGCCATCATCCACACCAAAGGTGCAATCAGTGAGGGGAAAATCCCGGCATATAAGACACTGGAGAAATTATCTGCATCGATTGGGTCTAGCCCTAAAGCAATCACAAAAGGCAAATGAAACATGATGGCAAAAGCAATTTGTACATATAAGCTGAGTAAAAGCGGAATTTTTAACTGCCACTTTTTAAAGAACACCCCATAGAAGGCATAGCAAAACACCGCAATGACCATCAGCACATCGCCCCAATGCCCGGCCAGATTCATCAAGCTTGCCCAACTGCCCTGACTGATTAAATACAGCAGGCCAATAAAGGATAGAATGCTACCGATCACCGCAAAACGATTGGGGATCTCGTGCAAAATCAGCATCGAGATAAAGATGGTAAATACTGGAATAAAGGCATTGATGATGCCCATGTTGGTGGCACTGGTATAATGTGCAGCGGTATAAGCTAAGCCTTGATACAGCACCATGCCACAGGCACTGAGTACCGCCAATTGATGCCAATGTGCTTTGATCAGCGCGCGTTGTTTCCAGACTTTGGGCAACATAAGCGGCGTTAAAATAACAAACGCCAAAAACCAACGATAAAAACTGATACTGACTGGCGAAATGTAGTCTGCTACATAGCGTGTAATCGCAATATTTAAAGACCAAATTAATACCGCAATTAAAGGCAAAGTGAATGCCCACCACACCTGTTTTGTTTCTACATTCATTTATTCTATTGTCCTTTACAACCCTGCTGGATAGAGCCCAATGATTCAGTCATTCCTTTGATTTTTTTGATACTCATTCGCTGAGTCCAGTATAAGCTTCTCTGATGATATTGCTTCAAAAAGCATAAAAATTTAAGTACCTACGCTTAGACTCTAATCGATGTAAAGCATGGATCAAAGCACTTGCACATTAAAACACTTTTCTAATATTCACCTAAGTTTATCTACAAAATGACAATAGAAGTCAAATGGGGGCTATGCCAACCTTGTGACTTAGCGCGCTTTTTACTTTCGTTTCTTTAGACTGTACTGTTTATACTATTGAAAAGTATCTGTGAAATTGCGTCTTGAGAACATAGCAACGCTCTATTTTACTATGCGTTATTTTTTGAGCTTATAAAGCGGCTTATCACCAGCCTTAGAGTGTTGATGCTCTAAGCCTCTGAGTTTTGGTTTTCCCAACACTCAACTGACATAATAAAAGGACAACACATGAAAAAATTATTACTTGCATCTTTATGTATGACGGCTTTTACACTAACGGCGTGTGACAAAAAACCGAATGAAGCAACACCAACCACCACTGAAAATACCACTGTAACCACCAATGCTCCTGCAACGACTGCAACCAGCGCAGCGCCAGCGGGTGTGCTGAGCAACAATGTGGTTGCCGACATTCGTAGTGACTTAGATCAACTCCAAACCTTGTCGAATACCAAAGCTCAAGAAGCATTAAAATTCCAGAATGAAGTGACCCAAGCTGCGCAAAAAGGCGATAAAGCGGCTTTAGATCAAGTGGTTGATCAAATGGACAAATATGTCGATGCGTTTAACGATGAGCTTGAAGCACTGAATCTGAAAAGTGCTGAAGGCGACGCATTACGTGACAAAATGAAAGATTCAAATGAATTGGGCTTAGAGTTGGCTGAAGAAGGCGTTAAAACACCGCCGAATACCGATAAAATCAATGCGCTTCAAAAGAAAGCCACTGATTTACAACAGTCCTTGTTACAAGACATGCAATCACTTCAAAGCAAAGTCAACGGTAAATAATCTATTCGATTGAGTTGAGTACTCGACATTTAGATTCAAAAAAAAACAGGCAGATTGCCTGTTTTTTTTATGTGCTTAATCTACTTATGTATAGCAAATTAGCTTTAAAAAATAATTCATCGTTTATCTGACGAACCTTATGAAAAAACTTTACTTGTAGTTCAGTTCAATACCCGATAAAACAATCACACATCAAATACTTTTATAAGGGAATGGAATGGCTTCTGTATTTAATATTCCAGTGAAGACGATTCAAGGCGAATCAATTGATCTCAATCAGTATGCGGGTAAAGTCCTTTTGATTGTCAATGTCGCATCCAAATGTGGACTTACCCCGCAGTACGAAGGTTTGGAAAAACTCTATCAAGACAAAAAAGCACAAGGTTTAGAAATTTTAGGCTTCCCTGCCAACAACTTTTTGGCGCAAGAACCGGGTTCAGATGATGAAATTCAACAGTTCTGCTCTTTGACTTATGACGTTAAGTTTCCGCTGTTCTCTAAAATTTCAGTGGCAGGCGAAGACAAACATCCACTGTATCAAACCTTGATTCAAGCGATACCAGAACGTACCGGTGAAGGCCCTTGGTGGAAAGACTTGGTCGATTATGGTTTGACGCCAAATCCGAAACCTGAGGTGTTATGGAACTTTGAAAAATTCTTGATCAACAAGCAAGGTGAAGTCGTGGGTCGTTTTGCACCAGATATCACTGCAGATGATCCACGCTTATTGGACGCAATTGAAGCGGAATTGATCAAATAAATTTAACATTCAAATTAAAATCTGCATTCCATAAGTATCTGCTCAAAGAGTAGATACTTATATTTTATTAAAAATCATTATTTTCAGAAAACTAAAGTTCTTTCAAAAATCAAAAAATGGAAATACAACCACAATCTAAATGATCAATTAAATTTCCTTCTCCCTCTGGGATGAGAAGCACTGCTTCGCAAGAGGATGAGGGTACTTTAAACTAAAAATAACCTCTCCCTAGCCCTCTCCTAAAAGGAGAGGGAATATTCATTATTAAATTTTTATAGGATAAAAATGAATTTATGAAAGAAGTTTAATGACGATTTAATATTCCTCCACAATTCACACATTATTTTTATATTTCTACAACACTTCATCCACTCTTTTTCAATGACTTAGGACTATTCTGACTTTATCCAAACAGGGTATCGAAGATAAGGTGAAGTCATGAACACATTTTTAAAAGCAATGGTACTGTCTATTTCGACTGCTATCGTGGCTGCACCGGTGATGGCTGCACCACAAGATCACGGTTCTCAACCACATTTCAATCAAAAAACTGCACATACTCAACATAACCTAAAACAGCATGAACAAACTCGTCAAACACATAAAAATGTGAATCCGCATCAAGCTACTCACGCTAAAGTGAATACACAGCATTGGAAAGTGGGCCAAAATATTCCCAAGCAATATCACGGTTCAAGCTATAAAGTAGATTCGTCTAAATATAAAAAATTAAGTCAGGCAGGTCGTAACCAGCAATGGATTAAAGTGAATGGCGATTATGTACTGATGAACACCAACAATCATAAGGTCCTAAAAGTGATTCGTGGCTAATGCCCTTGACTGCAAAAAATGAGCACGATGTTGCTCATTTTTTGTGTTTCAAGCCTGATTTAAGCGAACAACAGGCAAAAAATTGTTATACGTTTGCAATAATCGACATTTTCTCCACATTTGTTCTTTATATTGAACGCATTGTTGTCATAAAGCATTTAGAACGCGATGAAAAAACTTCTACAAGGGATGTTGATTCCTTTCACTCTGTTTTCATTCATCATAGTTGTGATGGGTTGTGATCCGAGTCTGAGCAATAAAGTTGAAGATGAATCAAGTCAGCAAGACCGTACTCAAACAGAGCGTGATGCTCAAGATGCGGATGGTTTAGATTCTGAGTTTCAAGTTGATCAAGAGAGCCAAGTTGATGACACTGATGCGAAGCACGATTCTTCTTTAGCACAACAGCGCAATACATCCGAGCTGAAAAGTGGCAATGTATTCTATATCGCGCGTGATGTAGCCAGTATGCAGATGAATGCCGGTGATTATGTCTCTGAAATACAACAGTCCCAAGAAAATCTGCAACATGCCGTTGATAGCAAGGATCAACAGCAATTGCAAACGACAGCAACCGCTTTGCAGAAACAACTTCAAGGGTTTAACCAAGCTTTGATCAATTTAGACCTTAAAAGTGAAGAAATACATCACATCCGTGAAAATGTAGTGGCTGCCAATACGCAAGTGTTGAAATCTCCACTGATGAATGGCGATCTAGATTTTTCTAAAGTGGATTTTAACAAGTTACAACAGCAGATGAGCTCTGTGCAAAATGAGATGTTAAAACTGGCAGCAATGGTGATTCCGAAAAGCAACTCTGATTCTTCTCAAGAGAATGAATCGAACTAACACGTCACACCTGCATCGAATCCAATAAACAGCGACTCCAAGTCGCTGTTTTTATCTAGGCTTTAAGCCTTACAGTATTTGTCCTGTCCCAATGCCCTTTTAACGTCTTGCTTAAAGCGAGTTTTGGCAAATGGATAACCCTCTGGCAAATACAGCGTCATTCTGGTTTTGTTATTTCTTAGTTTTTCAAGCGTAGTCTTATAAACATACACCTTCCCTTCTGAACGCCCAAACAAGGTACCCATTTTGAGTTGGGTATTCAGCTCATTGTCGGTAAATACCAATTCATCTTCTCGAGTAAATGCAACACAAATGCGATACGCCGTTTTTAAATTTTCAAATGCCGTTTCATAAGGAATGTCGAGTTCAGTTGAGAGTCCATTACCAATGGCATTGGCGACCAAAGCCGCTTCTGTCGGCTGCGTTGGACCTACCACATACTGTTGCTGACAGGCTGATGTAAAAATTGATATAACAAAAACCAGTAAAAATGAAAAATAGCCTTTTAAATTCGACACATGCAAACCTTTATTGTTGTTCAATTGATGATATTAGAATGCTTATTCTGTATTGCGCTGCATCCATTGTGAGGCAGTATAGCGCATGTTTTAATGGGCTTATATTTCAATTGGTGAATGAGTAAAAAAGCATGCAACTGATTATTTTTACAGGTGTTCAAGCCTCAGGTAAATCGAGCTTTTATTTGCTGAATCTGTACCACAGTCATTTGCGCATTAATTTAGATATGTTGAAAACGCGTCATCGAGAAAATATGATTTTTGAGGCAGGGCTTAGCTCTAAAACTAAAATGGTAATTGATAATACCAACCCGACACGTGCAGATCGTGAGCGTTATATACAGCGTGCCATCGACGCGGGATTTGAAGTGATTTCTTATTATTTTGAGACTGAATTGAATAGTACTTTAAGCCGCAATGCTCAGCGAGCGGGTAAAGCCAATATTCCAGAGGTGGGTGTTCGAGCGACTTTTAAAAAATTACAAGTCCCCAGTTTCGATGAAGGGCTTAGTCAAATATTTCGGATTCGTATCATTGGAAATGGGGAGTTTTCAGTGCTCCCCGTCTTACGGAATTAACCCAGACTAGATTTAGCCAATACAAGCTTTAACTCATGGTTTGTGCTTGTACTTCTTTGGCTTTTTTCAAAGCACGTTGCATGGCATAACGCTCATAGGGTTTAGCCAAGCGACTTTCTATCGCTGAAAAGTCACCACGATGTGCGGTATCAAGTAATTCATTGGCCAATGAACGAATACTTGCTCTGCCACGATGTTCATAGCTTTGCACTTCTTCTTGATTCAAGACCAAGTCCCAGCACGATGTTCCTGCGCTAAATTTAACTTCAAGGCTTAAATAGTAGTGGTCACAATCTTGATAAAGTTCCCAGACATGGGCTTCTTGATCGATGAGGTTCATTTCAAATCTTAAAACATATTTCAGTTTGGCTAACATACACCTCTTTATTTTAAGAATATATTCTACTTTAGATAATCATTTTGGCTTATATACGTGAAAAATATTGTTTTAGTTTTAAAAGGTCTAGCTCTCTTTGTCGAATACGTCGCTTGTGACTTGTACACCATAAAGTATTGCCATTGACCACTTGATCAAAACACTGATCTATAAAAAAACCACCCTTTCGGGTGGTTTTTTCAATCTCAAACCGTCTCTTATTGAGCGCGGTTTTTGATTTTGCGGATGGTATCCAACTGTGCAGCAGTTTCTGCAAGTGCAGCCAATGCAGCAGCTGTGTCCAACTCGCTCTTTTGATTTGCAAGCAATGTTTCAGCATTTTTACGTGCTTCAATAATTGCGGCTTCATCTAAGTTTTCAGCACGGACTGCAGTATCTGCAAGAACCGTAACCACATGCGGTTGAACTTCTAAAACACCACCTGATACATAGATTAACTCTTCTGTACCATTTTCAAGCATAACGCGAATCGCGCCTGGCTTAAGCAAAGTTACCAATGGTGTATGACCCGGCATAATACCAAGTTCACCACTTGCACCTTTAGCAATTAGCATAGTTACAGTGCCTGAGTACAAAGACTCTTTAACACTTACAACGTCACATTGCATAGTCGCCATGAGAATCTCCTAAATTAGGGAACTAATTAAAGTTTCTCAGCTTTAGCAAGTACTTCGTCAATGCCACCAACCATGTAGAACGCTTGTTCTGGAATATGGTCGTATTCACCAGCTAAAAGACCTTTAAAGCCACGAATCGTTTCTTTAAGTGGTACAAGTTTACCAGGAGCACCAGTAAATACTTCAGCTACGTGGAACGGTTGAGAGAAGAAACGTTGGATCTTACGTGCACGGTATACAGTAAGTTTGTCTTCTTCTGCCAATTCGTCCATACCAAGAATTGCAATAATGTCTTTCAATTCTTTATAACGTTGAAGAACGTTTTGAACTGAACGAGCAATTTCGTAATGCTCAGCACCGACTACAAGTGGATCTAACTGACGTGAAGTAGAGTCAAGTGGATCGATCGCTGGGTAAATACCAGAAGATGCGATGTCACGGCTCAATACAACAGTTGCGTCCAAGTGAGCGAACGTAGTTGCAGGCGATGGATCTGTTAAGTCATCGGCAGGTACATATACCGCTTGAATTGACGTAATAGAACCAGACTTAGTTGAAGTAATACGTTCTTGTAGAACACCCATCTCTTCTGCAAGAGTTGGCTGGTAACCTACAGCAGACGGCATACGACCTAACAATGCTGATACTTCAGTACCTGCAAGTGTATAACGGTAGATGTTATCTACGAACAATAATACGTCACGGCCTTTACCGTTTTCGTCTTTCTCGTCACGGAAATACTCAGCCATCGTCAAACCAGTCAACGCTACGCGTAAACGGTTACCTGGTGGCTCATTCATCTGACCGTAGACCATCGCTACTTTGTCAAGAACGTTAGAGTCTTTCATCTCGTGATAGAAGTCATTACCTTCACGAGTACGCTCACCAACACCAGCAAACACAGATAAACCTGAGTGTGCTTTCGCGATGTTGTTGATCAACTCCATCATGTTTACAGTTTTACCAACACCGGCACCACCGAACAGACCAACTTTACCACCTTTAGCGAATGGGCATAGTAAGTCGATGACTTTAATACCAGTTTCTAAAAGGTCAGTAGACGCTGCTTGTTCAGCATAAGAAGGTGCTGCACGGTGAATTGGTAAACGCGCTTCAGTTGCAACTGGACCAGCTTCGTCGATTGGGCGACCAAGAACGTCCATGATACGACCAAGAGTCGCTGTACCTACTGGTACAGAAATCGGCGCGTTAGTGTTAGTTACGTTCAAACCACGCTTAAGGCCTTCAGTAGAACCCATTGCAATAGTACGAACTACGCCATCACCAAGTTGTTGCTGAACTTCTAAAGTAGTTTCAGTACCGTCAACTTGGAGAGCGTCATAGATCTTAGGAACGCTGTTGCGTTCAAACTCGACGTCGATTACCGCGCCGATGATCTGAATGATACGACCGCTACTCATTGCTGTCTCCTCAATTCAAAATAATGTTAAACGGCAGCGGCACCACCAACGATCTCAGAAATTTCCTGAGTAATCGCGGCTTGACGCAGCTTGTTATAAATAAGTTGTAGGCTCTTGATGATTTCACCTGCGTTGTCGGTTGCAGCTTTCATTGCCACCATACGTGCAGATTGTTCACAAGCGATGTTTTCAATAACACCTTGATACACCACAGACTCGATGTAACGAACCAACAAACCATTTAAGAGCTCTTCAGCTCCTGGTTCGTAGATATAATCCCAACCGTATTGACGGTTTAGATCCTCGCTCTCTTCAGCTGGTGCTAAAGGAACAAGTTGTTCGATTTTTTGGTTTTGAGTCATGGCGTTGACAAAGCCGTTAGACACAAGATAAATACGATCTAACTCGCCTTTATCGAAAGCGTCCAACATCACCTGTACAGAACCAGACAACTGTTCAAGACTCGGCGCATCACCTACGTTTGTAGTCGCACCCAGCACTTTACCGCCGTAGTTTTTAAAAAACGAAACCGCTTTTTGACCAATCAAAGCAAATTGAACTTCAATTGACTGCTCTTGTTGCTGTTGAATGTGTTTAACCACTTTCTTGAACAAGTTAATGTTCAAACCACCAGCAAGGCCGCGATCTGATGACACAATGATATAGCCAACGCGTTTTACAGGGCGTTCAACCATATAACGGTGTTTGTATTCAGGGTTCGCTTGAACCAAGTGAGCAATTACACGGTGCATATTTTCGGCATACGGACGGCCTTGAGCCATGCGCTCTTGCGCACGACGCATCTTAGAAGCTGCTACCATCTGCATCGCGCGAGTAATTTTCTGCGTGCTTTTGATACTAGCTACTTTGGCGCGAATTTCTTTTAAATTTGCCATACGCTTAACCTAGTATTCGAAAGCTCTTTCGAGCTTCCGAAGGTTGATTCCGTGAACCAAACCAACACTAAATTTCAACAGGTTGAAAATTAGTAAGTTTGAGTCGCTTTAAAGCTTTCAACACCTGCTTTGATTGCTGCTTCGATTTCTTTGCTGTAGTTGCCAGTGTTATCGATGTCTTGCATTAACGCAGCATGTTCTGAACGGAAGTAAGAAATTAACGCAGTATCAAAGTCTACGATTTTCTTAACGTCTACGTCAGCCATGTAACCTTCGTTAGATGCATAGATTGACACAGCTTGGTCAGCAATTGAGTATGGAGCATATTGTTTTTGCTTCATTAACTCAGTTACACGTTGACCATGCTCAAGTTGTTTACGCGTTGCTTCATCAAGGTCAGAAGCGAACTGAGCAAACGCAGCCAATTCACGGTATTGCGCCAAAGCAGTACGGATACCACCAGACAATTTTTTGATGATCTTGGTTTGCGCAGAACCACCAACACGAGATACAGAGATACCCGCGTTCACAGCAGGACGAATACCTGCGTTGAATAATGATGTTTCTAGGAAGATCTGACCATCAGTAATTGAAATTACGTTCGTTGGTACGAATGCAGATACGTCACCTGCTTGAGTTTCAATAATTGGCAATGCAGTTAATGAACCAGTTTGGCCTTTAACTTCACCATTAGTGAATTTCTCAACGTAGTCAGCAGATACACGAGAAGCACGTTCAAGTAGACGACTATGAAGATAGAATACGTCACCTGGATAAGCTTCACGACCTGGTGGACGACGTAAAAGCAATGAAATTTGACGGTAAGCAACTGCTTGCTTAGACAAATCATCATAAATGATCAGAGCATCTTCACCGCGGTCACGGAAGTATTCACCCATTGTACAGCCAGAGTATGGAGCCAAATACAACATTGCTGCTGGATCGGCTGCAGCTGCTGCTACAACAGTTGTATACGCCATAGCGCCAGTTTCTTCTAGCTTGCGCACAACGTTAGCGATAGTCGATTGTTTTTGACCAATTGCTACGTATACACATTTAATGCCAGAGTTTTTCTGAGCGATGATCGCATCGATCGCCATTGCTGTTTTACCAGTTTGACGGTCACCAATGATCAACTCACGTTGACCACGACCCACTGGAATCATTGTATCTACTGATTTATAACCAGTTTGTACAGGTTCATCCACTGATTGACGCCAAATTACGCCTGGTGCTACTTTTTCAACAGCATCAGTTAATTTTGCATCGATCGGGCCTTTACCATCAATTGGGTTACCCAAAGCATCGACTACACGGCCTAAAAGTTCTGGACCAACCGGAACTTCTAATACACGACCTGTGCAACGAGCTTTTTGACCTTCTTGAAGGCTCAAGTAGTTACCTAAAACAACGACGCCCACTGAATCCTGTTCTAGGTTCAGTGCCATACCATAAAGGCCGCCGTCGAATTCGATCATTTCACCGTACATTGCATCAGCAAGGCCGTGAATACGCACAATACCGTCGGAAACCATAACAATGGTCCCTTCGTTCTTAGCGGTTGCGCTGGTGTCCAGATCGCCGATACGCTGTTTAATGAGCGCACTGATCTCGGATGGATTCAGTTGTTGCATTGCGCTATACCTCAATCTTTAATAAGTTTCAGTCTTCTTCTTATGCAAATTATGCAAGAAGACGAGTCCGCATTTTTTCAAGCTTGTTAAGCGCAGAATCATCTATCACTTGGTCACCTGCCCGAATAACAACACCTGCGATTAATGCAGGGTTTACTTCAACAGTTGCTTTCACTTCTGCGTTAAAACGTTTTTTTAACGCGTCAACAAGCAATTGCTCTTGAACTGAAGTGATTGGTAACGCAGTTTCAATTACCACATCAACCACGTTGTTATTCTGTGATTTAAGCAGTTCATACTCAGCTTCAATCTCAGGTAAAAGTGACAAACGATCATTTTCAGCTAAAAGTGTCAAAAAGTTAGACACTTCAGCAGTTTGACTTTCACCTAAAACTTTTGCAAAAAGATTCACTTGCTCTACAGGAGTAAGCTCAGGGCGACTCAAGTAAGCGGAAAATGCTTCATCTTGCACCGCAGCACTAAGCACTTGTAACACATTAGACCAATTGTCAGTCGCACCTTGCTCAGAAGCGAAAGCAAATGCTGCTTTGGCATACGGGCGTGCTAACGTCAAGAGTTCAGCCATAATCGCCTCGCTTAAAGTTTAGCAGCCAGCTGAGTCAGCATGGCATTGTGAGCTTCTGCATCAACTTGTTGGTTCAGAATTTTCTCTGCACCAGTTACTGCAAGAGCAGCCACTTGTTGACGTAATTCTTCGCGAGCAGCATTGATTTCAGTATCAACAGCGTCTTTAGCTTGTTGACGAATACGTTCACCTTCAGCAGATGCTTGAGTACGCGCGTCTTCAACCAATTGTGCTGCACGACGGTTCGCTTGTTCAATCAATTGAGCCGCTTGTGCTTTCGCTGCGTCTAATTCAGCTTTCACCTGAGCTTGCGCATCCGCAAGATCAGCTTTTGCCTTCTCAGCCGCATTTAAGCCATCAGCGATTTTACGCTGACGCTCACTAATCGCATTGATTAGTGGTGGCCAAACAAACTTCATGCAGAATGCAACAAAAATCGCAAACGCAATCGCTTGGCCAAACAATGTGAGGTTGATATTCATTGCAAATTCCTCAAATAGTGAATTTCGGAATTAAGCTGATTAACCTACAAGTTGAACGAATGGATTAGCAAATAGAATGAATAAGCCAATACCAACGCTGATCATTGGGATCGCATCTAGAAGACCCGCTACGATGAACATACGTGTTTGAAGTTGTGGAGCAAGTTCAGGTTGACGAGAAACAGCTTCTAAGAAACGGCCACCTAGTAGAGCGAAACCGATGCCTGTACCTAATGCAGCAAAAGAAATTAAAACAGCTACTGCAATAGCAGATAAACCAACTACTAAATCCATGAAAAAATCCTCAAATGTTAGGTTAAATCAAAACTAAGAATCATCTAACCATTAGGTAATAATTAGACAATAAATACAATTAATGCTTTTCACTTGCCATACTTAAGTAAACGATGGTCAACATCATGAATACGAAGGCTTGAAGTGTAATTACAAGAATATGGAAAATTGCCCAAGGCACAGACAATGCCCATTGGATCCAGAACGGTAATAATGCGATTAAGATGAAGATTAACTCACCTGCATACATGTTACCAAACAGTCGTAGAGCCAATGAAACTGGACGTGCTAGGAAAGTAGCCAGCTCTAAAACTAAATTTACTGGAATTAGTAAAACTTTAAGAAACATATTACTTGGATTGAACGGGTTGAGTGCAAATTCACTCACAAAGCCGCCCACACCTTTTTCACGTACGCCGTAGAATAAGATCAAAGCAAATACAG
The sequence above is drawn from the Acinetobacter lanii genome and encodes:
- the atpE gene encoding F0F1 ATP synthase subunit C, which encodes MDLVVGLSAIAVAVLISFAALGTGIGFALLGGRFLEAVSRQPELAPQLQTRMFIVAGLLDAIPMISVGIGLFILFANPFVQLVG
- a CDS encoding F0F1 ATP synthase subunit B, which codes for MNINLTLFGQAIAFAIFVAFCMKFVWPPLINAISERQRKIADGLNAAEKAKADLADAQAQVKAELDAAKAQAAQLIEQANRRAAQLVEDARTQASAEGERIRQQAKDAVDTEINAAREELRQQVAALAVTGAEKILNQQVDAEAHNAMLTQLAAKL
- a CDS encoding F0F1 ATP synthase subunit delta, translated to MAELLTLARPYAKAAFAFASEQGATDNWSNVLQVLSAAVQDEAFSAYLSRPELTPVEQVNLFAKVLGESQTAEVSNFLTLLAENDRLSLLPEIEAEYELLKSQNNNVVDVVIETALPITSVQEQLLVDALKKRFNAEVKATVEVNPALIAGVVIRAGDQVIDDSALNKLEKMRTRLLA
- the atpA gene encoding F0F1 ATP synthase subunit alpha, whose amino-acid sequence is MQQLNPSEISALIKQRIGDLDTSATAKNEGTIVMVSDGIVRIHGLADAMYGEMIEFDGGLYGMALNLEQDSVGVVVLGNYLSLQEGQKARCTGRVLEVPVGPELLGRVVDALGNPIDGKGPIDAKLTDAVEKVAPGVIWRQSVDEPVQTGYKSVDTMIPVGRGQRELIIGDRQTGKTAMAIDAIIAQKNSGIKCVYVAIGQKQSTIANVVRKLEETGAMAYTTVVAAAAADPAAMLYLAPYSGCTMGEYFRDRGEDALIIYDDLSKQAVAYRQISLLLRRPPGREAYPGDVFYLHSRLLERASRVSADYVEKFTNGEVKGQTGSLTALPIIETQAGDVSAFVPTNVISITDGQIFLETSLFNAGIRPAVNAGISVSRVGGSAQTKIIKKLSGGIRTALAQYRELAAFAQFASDLDEATRKQLEHGQRVTELMKQKQYAPYSIADQAVSIYASNEGYMADVDVKKIVDFDTALISYFRSEHAALMQDIDNTGNYSKEIEAAIKAGVESFKATQTY